A region of the Banduia mediterranea genome:
CATCAAGCGCTATGACGACCTGCCCGAAGCCGCCAGAAACTACCTGAAGCGCATGGAGGAGATTACCGAGGCCGAAGTCGCCATGATCTCCACCGGCCCCGATCGAGATCACACCATCGTACTGCGCAATCCGTTCGGCTGATCCGCGAGCGTTCATGCCGCTTTCGCGGCAGGCCAGGGCTCAGGGCGGCGAACTCG
Encoded here:
- a CDS encoding adenylosuccinate synthetase, which encodes IKRYDDLPEAARNYLKRMEEITEAEVAMISTGPDRDHTIVLRNPFG